The Candidatus Neomarinimicrobiota bacterium genome contains a region encoding:
- the rimO gene encoding 30S ribosomal protein S12 methylthiotransferase RimO: MIVSEQKKLHLISLGCAKNLVDSEILLGGLKQSKFNITHDPTVANTIVVNTCGFLDMAREESVETILQAAELKRKGILDQLVVMGCLSERYPHELAKEIPEVDRFFGSNDHRQIVSFITGKTFSRDDPLFLRSILTPKHYAYLKIAEGCDNGCSFCSIPLMRGLQKSRPISSIIDEAERLISIGTKELLLIAQDTTTYGWDFRDKQSLADLILALEETSDDLEWVRIHYAHPAHLSQSIIDAMGSSSKICKYLDMPVQHASNSILKSMRRGLNQDGIRKKIDSLRKHVPGIHLRTTVIVGYPGETEDHFKELCDFAEDIRFDRLGIFTYSEEEGTLAADLSDDVPRGVKDERKAVLQDIQAGISFENNQSLVGKTLKVIVDEAGEEVAVGRTEYDSVEVDNIVKIEGKTEPGTFMNVKITSANEFELIGSPKR, encoded by the coding sequence TTGATCGTGAGTGAACAAAAAAAACTACACCTCATCAGTCTCGGGTGTGCAAAAAATCTTGTCGATTCAGAAATATTGCTTGGAGGGCTTAAGCAATCGAAATTCAATATCACTCACGATCCAACAGTCGCAAATACGATTGTTGTAAACACGTGCGGATTTCTAGATATGGCGCGAGAAGAATCTGTGGAAACCATCCTGCAGGCCGCAGAACTAAAACGCAAGGGAATATTGGATCAACTTGTTGTGATGGGCTGTTTGTCCGAACGGTATCCCCATGAACTTGCTAAAGAAATTCCTGAAGTGGACAGATTTTTTGGAAGTAACGATCATCGGCAAATTGTATCGTTTATTACAGGAAAAACTTTTTCTCGCGATGATCCGTTATTTTTACGATCGATCCTTACCCCCAAACATTATGCGTACTTGAAAATTGCTGAAGGATGTGATAACGGTTGTTCATTTTGTAGTATTCCACTGATGAGAGGTCTTCAAAAAAGCCGTCCGATTTCGAGCATTATAGATGAAGCTGAAAGGTTGATATCGATTGGAACCAAGGAATTGCTTCTCATTGCTCAAGATACAACAACCTATGGATGGGATTTCAGGGACAAGCAATCGTTAGCCGATCTAATTCTTGCCCTTGAGGAAACATCGGATGATTTAGAATGGGTTCGAATCCATTATGCACATCCGGCCCATTTATCTCAAAGCATAATTGATGCGATGGGATCATCTTCGAAAATATGTAAATATCTTGATATGCCTGTCCAACATGCGTCTAACTCGATTTTGAAATCGATGCGTAGGGGACTGAACCAAGATGGGATCAGAAAGAAAATTGATTCGCTCAGGAAGCATGTGCCGGGAATTCATTTGAGAACAACGGTCATTGTGGGTTACCCCGGGGAAACAGAAGATCATTTTAAAGAATTATGTGATTTTGCTGAAGATATTCGGTTCGACAGACTTGGTATTTTTACTTATTCTGAAGAGGAAGGTACTTTAGCAGCAGATTTATCGGATGATGTTCCCCGCGGAGTAAAGGACGAAAGAAAAGCAGTGCTACAAGATATTCAAGCTGGCATTAGTTTTGAAAATAATCAATCTTTAGTCGGTAAAACTTTAAAGGTCATTGTTGATGAAGCAGGTGAAGAGGTCGCAGTAGGGCGAACCGAATATGATTCTGTTGAAGTGGATAATATCGTTAAAATAGAAGGAAAAACAGAACCCGGGACCTTTATGAATGTGAAGATCACGAGTGCGAATGAGTTTGAATTAATTGGATCGCCGAAAAGATAA
- a CDS encoding YebC/PmpR family DNA-binding transcriptional regulator — protein sequence MSGHSKWSSIKRKKAVIDAKRGKIFTKLIREITIAARDGGGDEESNPRLRQAIINAKAANMPQDNMQRAIKKGTGELEGVQYEESTLEGYGPEGVAIFMDILSDNRKRTVAEVRHLMAKYGGNLGENGSVSWMFEKKGQIVLDQGSHNEDDIFESVIDSGAEDFETDDGSCVVTTHPSELMTVRDALDKLGFSVQSVVLEMIPKNTQTVDAEKSVQVITLLEQLEDHDDIRSVFTNFNSVEG from the coding sequence ATGTCCGGACATAGTAAATGGTCATCTATTAAGCGGAAAAAAGCTGTCATTGATGCGAAACGCGGGAAAATTTTTACCAAACTTATTCGTGAAATTACCATTGCTGCACGTGATGGTGGCGGCGACGAGGAAAGTAATCCACGCCTGCGTCAGGCAATCATAAATGCAAAAGCTGCGAATATGCCTCAAGATAACATGCAGCGAGCCATTAAAAAAGGCACCGGCGAATTGGAAGGTGTTCAATACGAAGAATCCACCCTCGAAGGATATGGCCCGGAAGGTGTCGCCATCTTTATGGATATATTATCCGATAACCGAAAACGAACTGTAGCAGAAGTGCGACACCTCATGGCAAAATACGGTGGAAATCTTGGCGAAAACGGAAGCGTATCTTGGATGTTTGAAAAAAAGGGACAAATTGTCCTAGATCAAGGATCGCATAATGAAGACGATATTTTTGAATCTGTGATAGATTCCGGTGCGGAAGATTTTGAAACAGATGATGGTTCCTGTGTGGTTACGACCCATCCTTCTGAATTAATGACTGTGAGGGATGCACTTGATAAACTCGGTTTCTCTGTCCAGTCAGTTGTATTGGAAATGATTCCAAAAAACACCCAAACAGTGGATGCTGAAAAATCGGTTCAAGTAATTACATTGCTTGAGCAATTGGAAGACCATGACGATATTCGGTCTGTCTTTACTAATTTTAATTCGGTAGAAGGATAG
- the ruvC gene encoding crossover junction endodeoxyribonuclease RuvC, whose translation MQVIGIDPGLSATGYALLEENKGKVIAKMYGTITPPKGKTLADRLEYLFSKSTEIIKEIQPDVMAIEDTFFHKNFKSALMLGQARGVLILAAARMGIHCVEFAPKKVKMSVVGNGNASKEQVQYMVKQILKLKEMPKSLDISDAMAIGLCYINQNKYL comes from the coding sequence ATGCAAGTTATTGGCATTGATCCCGGGTTAAGCGCTACCGGATACGCATTGCTAGAAGAAAATAAGGGAAAAGTAATTGCTAAAATGTATGGAACCATTACACCACCGAAAGGAAAGACTCTTGCAGATAGACTTGAATATCTATTTTCAAAAAGTACTGAAATCATTAAGGAAATCCAGCCGGACGTAATGGCGATTGAAGACACATTCTTTCATAAAAATTTTAAATCTGCGCTCATGCTGGGCCAGGCTAGAGGCGTTTTAATTTTAGCAGCTGCACGAATGGGGATTCATTGTGTAGAGTTTGCGCCAAAAAAGGTAAAAATGTCAGTCGTGGGAAATGGAAATGCCAGCAAAGAACAGGTTCAATATATGGTAAAGCAAATTCTCAAATTGAAAGAAATGCCAAAATCATTGGATATTTCTGATGCGATGGCAATAGGTCTTTGCTACATAAACCAAAATAAATATCTATAA
- the ruvA gene encoding Holliday junction branch migration protein RuvA, with translation MIDSLKGILIKKDPTFAVVDVNGVRFSVQITLSSYQSLPNVGQEMEIQTYLNFRQDGLDLFGFSGEEERNVFLLLTSVSGIGPKSAVKILSGTQPSEFRKRIVSGDAEALTVIPGIGAKTAQRIIVELKDKFTDIADSEYPPIVSSENAETVKDVITGLTALGYKRGQINQALRKLEEKDELNGSLEGLIKKALAHVIS, from the coding sequence ATGATTGATTCATTAAAAGGAATTTTAATTAAGAAGGACCCCACATTTGCGGTGGTTGATGTGAATGGAGTTCGCTTTTCTGTTCAAATTACACTTTCTTCTTACCAAAGTCTTCCCAATGTGGGACAGGAAATGGAAATCCAAACATATTTGAATTTTCGGCAGGATGGTTTAGATCTTTTTGGATTCAGCGGAGAAGAGGAACGAAACGTATTCTTATTATTAACATCGGTTAGTGGAATCGGTCCCAAATCTGCCGTAAAAATTCTATCCGGAACCCAACCGAGTGAATTCAGGAAAAGAATTGTTTCCGGTGATGCAGAAGCTCTGACCGTCATCCCGGGTATCGGCGCTAAAACTGCACAGAGAATTATTGTGGAATTAAAAGATAAATTTACCGATATAGCCGATTCAGAATATCCACCCATTGTTTCTTCTGAAAATGCTGAAACGGTGAAAGATGTAATTACGGGTTTAACTGCTCTTGGATATAAGCGTGGGCAGATAAATCAGGCGCTTCGAAAACTGGAAGAAAAAGATGAATTGAACGGGAGTCTTGAGGGTTTAATTAAAAAAGCATTGGCGCATGTGATATCATGA
- a CDS encoding aminotransferase class I/II-fold pyridoxal phosphate-dependent enzyme: MKPFANRLLNLGTETAFAVSAQARAWADKGNKVYPFHLGDIKLPTPPNIIEAANKFCRDGKNVYCPAEGIPELRNALADDVGKKRGVSYSTDQVSVQPGGKPTIGKFIQTVMNPGDEVLYPNPGYPIYESQIEYQGGKAVPYHYFETDSGFDIDLEELKNSITDKTVALIYNNYQNPIGAESSQSEMEAIADIVIEHDLWMLSDDAYYEVRYGIKPKSIVAIPGMRERTVILYTFSKRFAMTGWRLGASVGPKELIENISRLNVNDESCTNHFLQWAMIEALTGDQSGPQKLLDLLQRRRDAAVEGLNAIDGTQIATPNSTFYLFPNVTSIMKRKGFTNLKDLQVQALEQSGVSFCMREHFGRPNPNEKDYFIRFAYSGISEEEIREGMAKLKTYFESS, translated from the coding sequence ATGAAACCGTTTGCAAATCGATTACTTAATTTGGGTACAGAAACAGCATTTGCCGTTTCTGCTCAAGCTCGTGCATGGGCGGACAAAGGAAATAAAGTATATCCGTTTCATTTGGGAGATATTAAACTGCCAACCCCACCAAATATTATTGAAGCCGCAAATAAATTTTGCAGAGATGGAAAAAATGTTTACTGCCCAGCAGAAGGTATCCCGGAACTGCGGAATGCGTTGGCAGATGATGTCGGAAAGAAGCGTGGTGTATCCTACTCAACAGATCAAGTTAGCGTTCAACCCGGAGGCAAACCCACAATCGGGAAATTTATTCAAACTGTGATGAATCCCGGCGATGAAGTTTTGTATCCAAATCCCGGATATCCGATTTACGAATCCCAAATTGAATATCAAGGCGGTAAAGCAGTTCCTTATCATTATTTTGAAACAGATTCCGGATTTGATATTGATCTAGAAGAACTAAAGAATTCCATTACAGATAAAACTGTTGCACTCATTTATAATAATTATCAAAACCCGATTGGTGCTGAGTCGTCCCAATCTGAAATGGAAGCAATCGCAGATATTGTAATTGAACATGATCTTTGGATGTTAAGTGATGATGCTTATTATGAAGTTCGGTACGGAATTAAACCGAAATCTATCGTAGCAATCCCCGGTATGCGGGAACGAACAGTAATCTTATACACTTTTTCAAAACGATTTGCAATGACTGGGTGGAGACTTGGCGCATCCGTTGGACCAAAAGAATTGATTGAAAATATCAGCAGACTAAATGTGAATGACGAATCGTGCACCAACCATTTTTTGCAATGGGCTATGATTGAGGCTTTGACGGGAGACCAGTCCGGACCGCAAAAATTATTGGATTTACTTCAACGCAGAAGAGATGCAGCTGTTGAAGGACTGAATGCGATTGATGGGACTCAAATTGCAACCCCCAATAGTACGTTTTATCTCTTTCCAAATGTGACTTCAATAATGAAACGCAAAGGTTTCACCAACTTGAAAGATCTACAAGTGCAAGCATTGGAACAATCTGGTGTTTCTTTTTGTATGCGAGAACACTTTGGTCGGCCGAATCCCAACGAAAAAGATTATTTTATTCGATTTGCATATTCCGGGATTTCTGAGGAAGAAATCAGGGAAGGAATGGCAAAATTGAAAACCTATTTTGAATCTTCTTAA
- the gcvT gene encoding glycine cleavage system aminomethyltransferase GcvT has protein sequence MIELQKTSLYETHISLGAKMVDFAGYLMPVQYSGIIDEHCGVRAKCGIFDVSHMGEFFVHGTDAESFLDMVTVGNVSSMKTGDAQYSLMCNPSGGIIDDLLIYKKKSGYMLVVNASNIEKDFAWLSQNAYRGTTIRNISEETGLIAVQGPQSRAILNPLLDFNISTLGFYTFTECSLSGYSVTLARTGYSGELGYEIYCFSPDAPGVWGAIFQSGGDEIIPAGLGSRDTLRMEMKYCLYGNDIDENKNPIEAGLKWTIHFDKPQFIGKEAIQSFVENPKRRLVCIQMTEKAVPRKGYTIWKESDEIGIITSGTMSPTLGKGIGIGYVSKDYSKNGTEIVVDIRGKKKSAEIVKNPFYRNGTLHA, from the coding sequence ATGATTGAACTTCAAAAAACATCTCTCTACGAGACTCATATTAGTCTGGGTGCCAAAATGGTTGATTTTGCAGGATATCTCATGCCGGTCCAGTATTCCGGAATTATAGATGAACATTGTGGAGTGCGCGCTAAGTGCGGGATATTTGATGTGAGTCATATGGGGGAATTTTTTGTGCATGGAACTGATGCTGAATCTTTTTTAGACATGGTAACCGTTGGAAATGTTTCCAGCATGAAAACCGGTGACGCGCAATACTCGCTGATGTGCAATCCTAGTGGTGGGATAATTGACGACTTACTCATTTACAAAAAAAAATCGGGTTATATGCTTGTCGTCAATGCGTCAAATATCGAAAAGGATTTTGCTTGGCTCTCACAAAATGCCTATCGAGGAACCACCATTCGAAACATCAGCGAGGAAACGGGATTAATTGCGGTTCAAGGACCACAATCTCGGGCTATTTTAAACCCGTTACTCGATTTCAATATTTCTACCTTGGGATTTTATACTTTTACCGAATGTTCCCTAAGTGGATATTCTGTTACGTTGGCAAGGACTGGATATTCCGGTGAATTAGGATACGAAATTTATTGTTTTTCTCCGGATGCGCCTGGCGTTTGGGGTGCGATTTTCCAATCCGGTGGGGATGAAATTATTCCGGCAGGTCTGGGCTCTAGAGATACGCTTCGCATGGAAATGAAATATTGTTTGTACGGAAATGATATCGATGAAAATAAAAATCCAATTGAGGCTGGATTGAAATGGACTATTCATTTTGATAAACCTCAATTTATTGGGAAGGAAGCCATCCAATCTTTTGTTGAAAATCCAAAGCGCAGACTAGTGTGTATTCAAATGACAGAAAAAGCTGTTCCCAGAAAAGGTTACACCATTTGGAAGGAATCGGATGAAATTGGAATTATAACAAGCGGAACGATGTCTCCAACACTTGGGAAAGGAATTGGAATAGGTTATGTTTCAAAAGATTATTCCAAAAATGGGACAGAAATAGTTGTGGATATTCGAGGGAAGAAAAAATCAGCTGAAATTGTAAAAAACCCCTTTTATAGAAATGGAACCTTACATGCCTGA
- a CDS encoding SDR family NAD(P)-dependent oxidoreductase, producing MPDKSILVTGGCGFIGSHLVDHYLAENKKVVCLDNMNDFYNPEIKRLNQLPHLSSDNYTFIEGDIRDKQIVSSLFKSHNIGKVIHLAAMAGVRPSVENPRLYLDVNVMGTQVLLDVAKDHTVDHFVFASSSSVYGNNEKVPFSEDDRVDGQISPYGSSKRMGELLCQTYHHLTGLPISCLRFFTVYGPRQRPEMAIHLFVRSILNGNGITVFGDGNSARDYTYIDDIIDGIIKVTEAPNTFMIYNLGNSEPVKLIDMVNVIGSATEKTPDITMSTMPVGDVVQTFADISRSERRLGYSPQTNFNKGVEQFVDWFRTVIKSNGDLYA from the coding sequence ATGCCTGATAAATCCATTCTCGTAACAGGTGGGTGCGGATTCATTGGATCGCACCTTGTAGATCATTATTTAGCGGAAAATAAAAAAGTAGTTTGTCTTGATAATATGAACGATTTCTATAATCCGGAAATCAAACGATTGAATCAATTGCCTCACTTGTCTTCGGATAATTATACATTTATCGAAGGCGATATTCGAGATAAGCAAATTGTTTCATCACTTTTTAAATCGCACAACATTGGGAAGGTCATTCATTTGGCTGCCATGGCAGGTGTTCGCCCATCTGTAGAAAACCCGAGATTATATTTAGACGTTAATGTGATGGGGACGCAGGTTTTATTGGATGTAGCAAAAGATCATACCGTTGATCATTTTGTTTTTGCATCGTCATCTTCGGTGTACGGTAATAATGAAAAGGTTCCCTTTTCGGAGGACGACAGAGTGGATGGTCAAATTTCACCGTATGGTTCTTCTAAACGAATGGGTGAGTTGCTTTGCCAAACCTATCACCATCTTACAGGATTACCCATTTCCTGTCTTCGTTTTTTTACAGTATATGGTCCGCGACAACGCCCGGAAATGGCAATTCATTTATTTGTTCGATCCATCCTAAATGGGAATGGAATTACCGTTTTTGGTGATGGAAATAGTGCCAGAGATTATACTTACATTGATGATATAATAGATGGTATAATCAAAGTAACAGAGGCGCCAAACACTTTTATGATTTACAACCTCGGAAACTCAGAACCAGTGAAATTGATTGATATGGTAAATGTAATTGGTTCTGCCACAGAAAAAACGCCTGATATTACAATGTCAACAATGCCTGTCGGGGATGTTGTGCAAACATTCGCCGATATCAGCAGGAGTGAGCGCCGGTTAGGTTATTCCCCACAAACAAATTTTAATAAAGGAGTTGAACAATTTGTGGATTGGTTCCGAACTGTCATTAAATCAAACGGAGACCTTTACGCATGA
- a CDS encoding DNA translocase FtsK produces MNEKRLEILGILAMAVSFLVFVSQLGYHPGEDPGGISANTQIENPMGAVGVLLAWVFIKMTFGYSTLVLPALGSVWGWWLFSKKDLGKLIKMTQFFLASMVLTAITIGSIEKTISENSSFAFSGVLAGTIAHFLHEFFLHPIGAFTIILVLWLILVRSYFSFSFYAPIEKWINIIKTKRAEKNLVQIHEEEETEKKQHTQNLLSKLKQKTQGGSSKGVNKEKVDPLIDAKNEDASSSEAEEPKDDSIEANVDEKEDPIASNAEVSDKLETPQLDDMVESETGDENAESQSESGIEIGEEVKEEEIDLDSIAERTKPKRKYQLPPADILETPPTIQSGLTKVELVDRANFLTQSLNTFGVEGRVVNVSPGPVITLFEVEPAEGVRVNKFVALADDLARVMEASRVRIIAPIPGKSSVGIEIPNKDPDTVYFKSVISSEKFVNTKFKLTLAIGKTTSGEISTLELEQMPHLLIAGTTGSGKSVCLNTIVCSLLYSAAPDEIKFVIIDPKKVEMTLYRGLEGYHLLEMDDIDEPIVTSHDHSILALRSVEKEMERRYNKMADETVRNISEYNSKMKNNGNPIMPYIIVVIDELADLMMMSARDVEAPIARLAQLSRAVGIHLIIATQRPSVDVITGVIKANFPSRIAFQVATKIDSRTIIDMQGAEKLIGKGDMLFLGSGSSDPVRLHNAFISLNEIEAIVSHVKGQPKPEALVLPSVREGIVGTGGFDGGGELDEMFNEAVKLVVTHQQGSISLLQRRLKLGYSRAARIIDEMEQAGIVGPFTGSKAREVLVDETYIESLNP; encoded by the coding sequence ATGAATGAAAAGAGATTAGAAATATTAGGAATCCTTGCTATGGCTGTTTCATTTCTAGTGTTTGTTAGCCAGTTGGGATACCATCCGGGTGAAGATCCTGGAGGGATTTCTGCAAATACTCAAATCGAAAATCCGATGGGAGCTGTAGGTGTTCTCTTAGCATGGGTTTTTATCAAAATGACGTTTGGTTATAGCACCCTTGTTCTTCCGGCTTTAGGATCGGTGTGGGGCTGGTGGTTGTTCAGTAAAAAAGATTTGGGAAAATTGATCAAAATGACGCAATTCTTTTTAGCATCGATGGTATTGACAGCAATTACGATTGGATCCATCGAAAAAACAATTTCTGAAAATTCATCTTTTGCATTCAGTGGAGTATTGGCAGGAACCATTGCACATTTTTTACATGAATTTTTTCTACATCCTATCGGTGCATTTACCATTATTTTAGTTCTTTGGTTGATATTAGTAAGATCCTATTTCTCGTTCAGTTTTTACGCACCAATTGAAAAATGGATCAATATTATTAAAACCAAACGTGCTGAGAAAAACCTCGTTCAAATCCATGAAGAAGAGGAAACCGAAAAGAAACAGCACACTCAAAATCTGTTATCTAAACTTAAACAAAAAACGCAAGGTGGTTCCTCAAAAGGTGTCAATAAGGAAAAAGTTGACCCACTAATAGATGCCAAAAATGAAGATGCGAGTTCGAGTGAGGCAGAAGAGCCTAAGGATGATTCAATCGAAGCTAATGTGGACGAAAAAGAAGACCCTATTGCATCAAACGCCGAGGTTAGCGATAAGCTGGAGACTCCGCAACTTGATGACATGGTAGAATCGGAAACCGGCGATGAAAATGCAGAATCTCAAAGTGAGTCCGGTATTGAAATAGGCGAAGAAGTAAAGGAAGAAGAAATTGATCTGGATTCCATTGCTGAACGCACTAAACCAAAACGAAAATACCAACTTCCGCCTGCAGACATTCTTGAAACACCCCCAACCATTCAGAGCGGATTAACCAAAGTGGAACTTGTAGATAGAGCCAATTTTTTAACACAATCCCTCAACACATTCGGCGTGGAAGGTCGAGTGGTAAATGTGAGTCCGGGGCCTGTCATTACATTATTTGAAGTAGAGCCAGCAGAAGGTGTGCGTGTAAATAAATTTGTTGCATTGGCAGACGACCTCGCGCGGGTAATGGAAGCTAGCAGAGTGCGTATCATTGCGCCAATTCCTGGAAAATCATCTGTTGGTATTGAGATCCCGAATAAAGATCCTGACACAGTTTATTTCAAGTCTGTGATCAGCTCCGAAAAATTTGTAAATACTAAATTCAAATTGACCTTGGCAATTGGGAAAACTACTTCCGGAGAAATTTCTACTTTAGAGTTAGAACAAATGCCGCATTTGCTGATTGCTGGTACCACCGGGTCGGGAAAATCTGTCTGCCTCAATACCATTGTTTGCAGTTTGTTATATTCGGCAGCGCCTGATGAAATTAAATTTGTAATTATTGATCCTAAAAAAGTGGAAATGACTCTCTATAGAGGGTTGGAAGGCTACCATCTTCTTGAAATGGATGATATCGATGAACCGATTGTGACTTCGCATGACCATTCTATACTTGCATTACGGTCCGTTGAAAAGGAAATGGAACGAAGGTACAATAAAATGGCAGATGAGACCGTTAGGAATATTTCTGAGTATAATTCGAAGATGAAAAATAATGGTAATCCTATCATGCCATATATTATTGTTGTGATTGATGAATTAGCAGATTTAATGATGATGAGTGCTCGTGATGTAGAGGCTCCCATTGCGCGTTTGGCGCAGCTTTCCCGTGCAGTTGGAATCCATTTAATTATTGCAACTCAGCGACCATCTGTAGATGTGATTACCGGTGTTATTAAAGCAAATTTTCCATCCAGAATTGCCTTTCAGGTGGCGACAAAAATTGATTCGAGAACTATTATTGACATGCAGGGTGCAGAAAAACTAATTGGTAAGGGCGATATGCTTTTTCTTGGCTCAGGGTCATCCGATCCGGTTCGACTTCATAATGCATTTATATCTTTAAATGAAATTGAGGCAATTGTTTCTCATGTAAAAGGTCAACCAAAACCTGAAGCACTTGTACTTCCATCTGTCCGTGAGGGAATAGTAGGTACCGGGGGATTTGATGGTGGAGGAGAACTGGACGAAATGTTCAATGAAGCTGTCAAACTTGTGGTGACTCACCAACAAGGGTCTATATCGCTTCTTCAGCGCCGACTTAAATTGGGGTATTCTCGCGCAGCAAGAATTATTGACGAAATGGAACAGGCTGGAATCGTCGGTCCATTTACAGGTAGTAAAGCAAGAGAGGTTTTAGTCGATGAAACATATATAGAAAGTCTAAATCCCTAA
- a CDS encoding flippase-like domain-containing protein, whose translation MNKWFKLLIGILMSAGGLYYAFKDMDFVQLVDTISNVNYGWVALAMILMVFSVGIRAERWRLILMPFESLQFHPLFGSTMVGYFGNGVLPFRLGELLRAYSLSSYTKLTPSSSFGTIILERILDMLGLAAMIAIFAPSLQSEMLSTEFLLFVGVISLLIFVGTIWLGNSHSKFHEKVIHWKIFESKWAQKILFSLNNVLNGITALKNTKHIGMIAFHTVFLWVLYYISVWLVVKATGINLGFSGMGILLISTTLAITIPSAPGYVGTYHAAAVYILTNVYEVALTHAQAFAVIIHAIGFFPLLVIGAIYFVKGSIRIVDLKKSVVPDESI comes from the coding sequence GTGAATAAGTGGTTCAAATTATTAATTGGCATTCTAATGAGTGCGGGTGGCCTTTATTATGCCTTTAAGGACATGGATTTTGTCCAACTTGTAGATACGATTTCAAATGTGAATTACGGTTGGGTTGCGTTAGCGATGATTTTAATGGTTTTCTCTGTTGGTATTAGAGCAGAACGATGGCGGCTGATTTTGATGCCATTCGAATCGTTACAGTTTCATCCATTATTTGGTTCTACAATGGTTGGATATTTTGGAAATGGCGTTTTGCCGTTTCGCCTTGGTGAACTATTGAGAGCTTACAGTCTTTCTTCATACACAAAATTGACACCGTCTTCATCATTTGGTACAATTATTTTAGAAAGAATTTTGGATATGTTGGGTCTTGCGGCAATGATTGCAATTTTTGCGCCATCCCTTCAATCTGAAATGCTAAGTACAGAATTTCTTTTATTTGTTGGAGTAATATCACTTTTGATTTTTGTAGGAACCATTTGGTTAGGTAATAGCCATTCCAAATTTCATGAAAAGGTGATTCATTGGAAAATATTTGAATCTAAATGGGCACAGAAAATTTTATTCTCACTGAATAATGTATTGAATGGTATTACTGCTCTCAAAAATACGAAACACATCGGAATGATTGCATTTCATACCGTGTTTTTATGGGTGCTTTATTATATATCGGTTTGGTTAGTTGTAAAAGCAACCGGGATTAACCTGGGTTTTTCTGGAATGGGAATACTGCTTATTTCAACAACTCTTGCGATCACCATTCCATCAGCACCGGGATATGTTGGCACCTATCATGCAGCTGCAGTTTATATTTTGACAAATGTGTATGAGGTTGCATTAACTCATGCCCAAGCTTTTGCCGTCATCATTCATGCCATAGGGTTTTTCCCACTTTTGGTAATTGGTGCTATTTATTTCGTAAAAGGGTCTATTCGGATTGTTGATCTAAAAAAATCTGTGGTTCCTGATGAAAGCATATGA
- a CDS encoding HAD-IIIA family hydrolase, producing MKAYDTIFLDRDGTLNPDPGYIASLRDFTFFDFALPALQKLKDNRFCIVTNQSGVSRGIIEQNELNKIHHYVQTAFKDHGLDLLDIFVCNDHPDHATERRKPGTGMFFEAAKIYGIDLANSVMIGDGIADMEAAQSLIMDGILVRTGKGSESESHFIKSEFPIAVVDNLEKAVNWILSKDSK from the coding sequence ATGAAAGCATATGATACTATATTTTTAGATCGTGATGGCACATTGAATCCTGATCCGGGTTACATCGCATCACTAAGAGATTTCACATTCTTTGATTTCGCACTACCTGCTCTACAAAAGCTAAAAGATAACCGGTTTTGTATCGTTACAAATCAATCCGGAGTTTCTCGGGGAATCATTGAGCAAAATGAATTGAATAAAATCCATCATTATGTCCAAACTGCTTTTAAGGATCACGGCTTGGACTTGCTTGATATTTTTGTTTGCAATGACCATCCGGATCATGCGACCGAGCGAAGAAAGCCGGGCACTGGCATGTTTTTTGAAGCCGCAAAAATATATGGGATTGATCTTGCTAATTCAGTTATGATTGGGGATGGAATTGCAGATATGGAAGCTGCACAATCTTTAATAATGGATGGAATCCTTGTTAGAACTGGAAAAGGATCTGAATCGGAATCTCATTTTATTAAATCTGAATTTCCAATAGCTGTGGTTGATAATTTAGAAAAAGCTGTAAATTGGATTTTATCCAAGGATTCAAAATGA